In the genome of Polyangiaceae bacterium, the window TGACCTACCTGCTCAAGGTCGAAGACGAGTTCGTGCCTTTCCCGCGCTTCTTGGAGCTCGAGAAGTACCTGGAGCTGATCTCCAACCGCGGCACGATTCGCCCCGACGAACAGTTCGAGGGCGCGCTGCGCGATGCCATCGACCAAATGTGGACCAGCTCCGGTCAGGTGCCTGACTGCGATCGCATCATGGGTTGCCTCAAGCGCGCCATCTTCCTGATGTACCCAGAGGAGCGCGCGTTGGAACTCGAAGAGCGCCTGCGCATCGGAGAAGGCCTGGTCAAGACAGTGTTCATTCACGCCTTCATGGATGTGCACACCTTCGAGGTGGACCGCATCAAGAAGTGCTGCACGCACTACGCCCTGCCCGATGGGCGACTGATGCCCGGGTGCGCCTACAACAACTTGTATCGCCAGAAAGACGAGCGCTTCGCTGGCCCCGTTGGCAAAGCGCAGATCTGGGGAGCGAAGTCGGAGGAGCCTGCTTGAAGCTCCTAGCCGGGAAGCGTGTGCTAATCACCGGAGGCTCTCGGGGCCTCGGGCGCGAGCTGTGTCTGCGTTTCGCAGAGCATGGAGCGAACATCGGCTTCAGCTATAACCGCAACGCTGATGCCGCACGGAAGTTGGAAGACGAGCTAACACAGCTCGGCGCCAGCTTCCGCAGCTACCAGTGCTCCGTGCTCGACACCGACGGTACGCAGAACATGGTGAAGGACCTGGAGGAGCAGCTCGGTCCGTTGGACATTCTGGTGAACAACGCTGGGATCTCACAGAACCTACCCCTCGCGCTGCTCGAGGAAGAGGACTTCGACCGCGTGATGGACACCAACGTCAAGGGTACCTACCTGACGACGCGAGCCGTGGTGCGCAGCATGATGCGGCGCAAGGCCGGGGTTATCTTGAATATGGGCTCCTTGGCTGGGGTGCGCATGATCGAAGCGCCAATTCACTACTGCGCGAGCAAAGCCGCGGTGGTGGGCATGACCGAGGCGCTGGCGAAGGAGCTCGCTCGACATCAGATCCGCGTGTTGTGCATGGCCCCGGGGCTCTTGGAAGATGGCGTTGGACGCAATCTCCCGGAGCATCGCCTGAAGGACTACCTGCACCACTGCGCGCTCGGACGCGTGGGCACGTTCCGCGAGATCGCAGAAGCATGTGCCTTCTTGGTGAGTGACCTCAACGGCTACATGACCGGCGCGACCGTGATCGCCGATGGGGGCGTATGAAGCGGGCGCTGGTGATTGGCGGCTCGGGTCAGCTCGGGCAGGTGCTGTGTCGAGCGCTCCATGCGGCGGACGCGCGGGTCGCGTTCACGTACTTTCAGGGAGAAAATAGCGCGAAATCGCTACAGCACGAGCTTGGCTGCGACGCGGCTAGGCTCGACTTGCGCGAGCTTGCGACGGTAGGCCCTGCGCTGCTCGACCTGACAGACCGCCTTGGTGGTATCGATTGCTTAATCCACGCGGCAACGATTGGCTCGACATTGACTCCACCAGCTTTCGATCGCCTCGAGGACACGACAGTTGAAGGCTTTCAGGAGCTGATGGCGGTGAACGTAGGCAGCGCCTACTTCGCGTGCCAAGCGCTCGCGCCACAGCTGGGTGCAGGTCAGGGCAACATCGTGTTGCTCGGGTCGGTGGACGGCATCAAACCAGTGCCTTCGCCACCGCCCTACGCGGTGAGCAAAGCTGCGCTCAAAGGCCTGGCGCTCAGCCTGTGCAAGGCGCTCGGGCCCAGCGGCGTCTGCGTGAACGTGGTCGCGCCCGGCGTGCTCGAGCGAGGCGCGTCTCACACGCTTCCGGACCAGCTGCGCGTCGAGTACCTCAAGCACTGCGGGCTGAAGCGCGTCGGACGCTTGGAAGAGGCGGCCAACTTGGTTTGCTGGCTCGGGCTGCACAACACGTACATCACCGGGCAAACCCTGATGGTCGACGGAGGCCTCTGACTTGACGCGCAGGCTGTGGGCTCCAGCGGTGTGCGCCTTGGCTATCTATGGCTACGGCGTGTACGCACACGTCCTGCGGGGTGAAGCACCAGATCTATTCTGGGTATGCAACGTGGCCCCGTTGGTGCTGGCGCTCGGCTGCTTGATGGGGCGCGGCGGGCTGGTCGCGATCAGCATTTGCTGGCTCGTATTTGGTACGCCCATGTGGTTGATTGACTTGTTCGGCGGCGGCAACTGGATGTTGGCGTCACTCTCGACGCATCTTGGCGGGCTGGCTGTCGGGATATTTGCCGCGCGGCAATTAGTCTGGCCGCGAGGGAGCTGGCTCAGCGCAGTGGCAGCCCACATCGGCTTGTTGGGACTGACGCGGGTCCTCACCCCCCCGATGTTCAACGTCAATTTGGTGTTTGCGGTGTGGCCCGGTTGGGAAGGTCTCTTCCCCAATCACCTGGTCTACTTGCTCGGGCTCGGCGCCTTGGCGAGCCTGACCTATTTTCTCGTGGAGCGCCTGGCGCTGCGGCTACGCGCGCCCAGCTCGACTGTAGCTCAGGGAGTGGAAGCATGACGCAAAGTATCCCGCCGTCGGTGCGGCCAGAGCATCCGACGGCAGTCCAGCGCTACATGGATCACGTCAACCCGGCGTTCATACAACTGCTAGGCACGTTTGGCTTCGGGCGCGTCTTCGTCCGCGCTGAAGGCATGAAGCTGTGGGACGATCACGATCGGGAGTACCTGGACTTCCTGGCTGGCTTCGGCGCGATCAACCTAGGACATAACCCCACGGAACTGGCGACCGCGATCACCCGAGCGCTCGACGATAAGCATCCGAACGTGATGCACGTCGGTCCCCAAGTGTGGGCCGGTGAGCTGGGTGCCGCGCTGGCAGCGCGCTTCCCCAAGCTGCCTGTCTCGCTCTTCTCGTGCAGCGGTGGGGAAGCCGTGGAAGCCGCAATGAAGCTCGCGCGCGCGGCCACCAAGCGCCCAGGCGTCGTCTACGCAACCGGGGGATTTCACGGCACTGGGCTAGGTAACTTGAGCGTGATGGGCTTTCCCCGCTGGCAAAAGCCGTTTCGTCCGCTGGTACCCGACTGCCACGAGGTGCCTTTCGGTGACCTCGAGGCGCTCAAACAGGTGCTGAAGAAGCGCAAGGTTGCTGGTCTGCTGCTCGAACCG includes:
- a CDS encoding SDR family oxidoreductase, whose protein sequence is MKLLAGKRVLITGGSRGLGRELCLRFAEHGANIGFSYNRNADAARKLEDELTQLGASFRSYQCSVLDTDGTQNMVKDLEEQLGPLDILVNNAGISQNLPLALLEEEDFDRVMDTNVKGTYLTTRAVVRSMMRRKAGVILNMGSLAGVRMIEAPIHYCASKAAVVGMTEALAKELARHQIRVLCMAPGLLEDGVGRNLPEHRLKDYLHHCALGRVGTFREIAEACAFLVSDLNGYMTGATVIADGGV
- a CDS encoding SDR family oxidoreductase, coding for MKRALVIGGSGQLGQVLCRALHAADARVAFTYFQGENSAKSLQHELGCDAARLDLRELATVGPALLDLTDRLGGIDCLIHAATIGSTLTPPAFDRLEDTTVEGFQELMAVNVGSAYFACQALAPQLGAGQGNIVLLGSVDGIKPVPSPPPYAVSKAALKGLALSLCKALGPSGVCVNVVAPGVLERGASHTLPDQLRVEYLKHCGLKRVGRLEEAANLVCWLGLHNTYITGQTLMVDGGL